In a single window of the Ignavibacteria bacterium genome:
- a CDS encoding acyl-CoA dehydrogenase family protein, which produces MSTNYKGVDYFNIDALLSEEERMIRDTTRDFVTNEVIPVIEKHNQDMTFPKDLIPKMAELGFFGPTLPAEYGGMEINNVAYGLMMTELERGDSGLRSFASVQSGLVMYPIYAYGSEEQKKKWLPSLAKAEKIGCFGLTEPDFGSNPGGMITNAKKVDGGYILNGAKMWITNSPIADIAVVWAKLDGVVHGFLVERGFKGFETPQTHGKLSLRASITGEITLQDVFVPDANLLPGVKGLKGPLGCLNQARYGIAWGVLGSAMECYATALEYSLSRIQFDKPIAAYQMTQEKLVWMLNEITKGQLMVYRLGRMKDDGTIKHTHISMAKRNNCEIALTICRMAREILGANGILDEYPVMRHANNLESVKTYEGTHEMHTLIIGEDITGIPSFRVDYKD; this is translated from the coding sequence ATGTCAACAAATTATAAAGGTGTGGATTATTTCAATATAGACGCTCTTCTTTCAGAAGAAGAAAGAATGATACGCGATACTACCCGTGATTTTGTTACCAATGAAGTAATACCGGTAATCGAAAAGCATAACCAGGATATGACTTTCCCGAAAGATCTGATCCCCAAGATGGCGGAGCTTGGATTTTTCGGGCCAACACTGCCTGCTGAATACGGCGGAATGGAAATTAATAACGTTGCATATGGTTTAATGATGACCGAGCTTGAAAGGGGAGACTCCGGCCTCAGAAGCTTCGCTTCGGTGCAGTCGGGACTCGTTATGTACCCGATCTACGCATACGGAAGTGAAGAGCAGAAGAAAAAATGGCTTCCTTCACTTGCCAAAGCTGAAAAAATTGGATGCTTTGGATTAACAGAGCCTGATTTCGGATCAAACCCCGGCGGCATGATAACCAATGCTAAAAAAGTTGATGGCGGCTACATTCTAAATGGCGCTAAGATGTGGATAACCAATTCACCGATTGCGGATATTGCCGTTGTATGGGCAAAGCTTGATGGAGTTGTACACGGTTTTTTAGTTGAACGCGGATTTAAAGGATTTGAAACTCCCCAGACCCACGGTAAGCTTTCATTGCGCGCATCAATTACGGGTGAAATTACTTTGCAGGATGTGTTTGTACCGGATGCGAATCTGCTGCCCGGCGTAAAAGGACTTAAGGGTCCATTAGGCTGCCTTAACCAGGCAAGGTACGGCATTGCATGGGGCGTACTTGGCAGCGCTATGGAGTGTTACGCAACAGCACTGGAGTATTCACTCTCACGCATACAGTTCGATAAACCCATTGCCGCATACCAGATGACGCAGGAAAAGCTTGTATGGATGCTGAATGAAATTACAAAGGGACAATTAATGGTTTACCGTTTAGGCAGGATGAAGGATGACGGCACAATTAAGCATACACATATCAGCATGGCTAAGCGCAATAACTGCGAAATAGCATTGACTATCTGCCGTATGGCGCGCGAAATTCTAGGCGCAAACGGTATACTTGATGAATACCCTGTAATGCGCCATGCAAATAATCTTGAATCAGTTAAGACCTACGAAGGCACACATGAAATGCATACATTGATAATTGGTGAAGATATTACGGGAATTCCGAGCTTCAGAGTGGATTACAAAGACTAA
- a CDS encoding DinB family protein has translation MHNYETLIVLKSSHMVLNRNLKYISHEESIISPAQGGNSLNWVVGHIIVSRDDIRELIGLDRLCGDNMKMYDRDTEPVSPDKLMDLGKLLEMYNDGQNILEEKLKSTDLREENEKYRMVTFLAFHESYHVGQTGLLRRIIGKEGAIK, from the coding sequence ATGCACAACTACGAAACTTTAATTGTTCTGAAGTCCTCTCATATGGTCCTTAACCGAAACTTAAAATATATTTCGCATGAAGAAAGTATTATATCACCTGCTCAGGGAGGAAACTCTTTGAACTGGGTAGTAGGTCATATTATCGTAAGCCGTGATGATATCAGGGAGCTTATCGGACTTGACAGGCTATGCGGCGATAATATGAAAATGTATGACCGTGATACAGAGCCTGTATCACCTGATAAGCTTATGGATCTTGGCAAACTTTTGGAAATGTACAATGACGGACAGAATATCCTTGAAGAAAAACTTAAATCAACAGACCTCCGTGAGGAAAACGAAAAATACAGGATGGTAACTTTTCTTGCTTTCCATGAATCATATCATGTGGGTCAAACAGGATTATTAAGAAGAATTATAGGCAAAGAAGGAGCAATCAAGTAA
- a CDS encoding NUDIX hydrolase, with protein sequence MVTPLCGKTNSGRLETNLRLMSISHFSLTTSPLQLRKLTRNFTFLNDIKLNIAVGDASLKLQWQSGTNNGSFSIKNNMLTTENKPVRLIADVLLIHKDSVLLCKYKDLNKYDHQKGWFIPDDLVKFNEHPSDAARRILNEQMSYITANLALGFIESFIGNDGSWHLIFHYWQKVDALPEIMPTGEISDYKWFDRFALPEESEIAHHGWAKYTIEKIYSNMR encoded by the coding sequence TTGGTCACACCGCTATGCGGCAAGACCAACAGCGGGCGGCTAGAAACGAATTTAAGGCTGATGTCAATCAGCCATTTTTCACTCACCACTTCTCCGTTGCAACTTCGAAAACTTACACGTAATTTTACATTTCTAAATGATATTAAACTAAATATAGCTGTTGGTGACGCTTCGCTAAAACTGCAATGGCAGTCAGGCACCAACAACGGGAGTTTTTCAATTAAAAATAATATGCTAACCACAGAAAATAAACCTGTAAGATTAATTGCAGATGTGCTACTAATACATAAAGATTCAGTTTTGCTATGTAAATACAAAGATTTAAACAAATACGACCATCAAAAAGGATGGTTTATCCCGGATGACCTGGTGAAATTCAATGAGCATCCTTCGGATGCCGCAAGGCGGATACTGAATGAGCAAATGAGCTATATTACAGCTAATCTCGCTCTTGGGTTCATAGAATCCTTTATTGGTAATGACGGTTCATGGCATTTGATATTCCATTACTGGCAGAAGGTCGATGCATTGCCTGAGATTATGCCAACGGGTGAAATCAGCGATTACAAATGGTTTGATAGGTTCGCACTGCCTGAGGAGAGCGAAATCGCGCATCATGGCTGGGCAAAATACACAATAGAAAAAATATATTCCAACATGAGATAG
- a CDS encoding LysE family translocator, whose translation MPELNDLLLFIIAGLTLNITPGPDMMFVITRSVAESTRSGVISSLGIAAGSLFHTFAVALGLAALLMAVPAAYEVIKYAGAAYLVYLGIKTFLSKQSLQFDVDKKPVKMHSVFLQAMITNIFNPKVALFFLAFLPQFVNPEGNITLQLILLGLLFNFNGTIVNILVALSAGRLGKFIKLKLNNSSIFKWITGSVFIGLGIRLALLERK comes from the coding sequence ATGCCTGAGCTGAATGATCTGTTATTGTTTATAATTGCGGGATTAACGCTTAATATCACACCGGGACCTGATATGATGTTCGTTATAACGCGCAGTGTGGCTGAATCGACCCGCTCAGGAGTAATTTCCTCATTGGGAATTGCTGCAGGCAGCCTGTTTCACACATTTGCAGTAGCTCTGGGTCTGGCCGCCTTGCTTATGGCAGTGCCTGCCGCGTACGAGGTAATTAAATATGCAGGCGCAGCTTACCTTGTATATTTGGGAATAAAAACCTTCTTAAGCAAACAATCGCTGCAGTTTGATGTAGATAAAAAACCTGTTAAAATGCATTCGGTTTTTTTGCAGGCTATGATAACAAATATTTTTAATCCAAAAGTAGCGCTCTTTTTCCTGGCATTCTTGCCGCAGTTTGTGAATCCGGAAGGCAACATTACATTGCAGCTTATATTGCTGGGATTACTTTTCAATTTCAACGGAACAATTGTGAATATACTTGTTGCGCTCTCAGCCGGCAGGCTTGGTAAGTTCATTAAGCTGAAGCTGAATAATTCATCAATCTTTAAATGGATAACTGGAAGTGTGTTTATCGGGCTTGGTATAAGGCTTGCATTGCTTGAAAGGAAATGA
- a CDS encoding tetratricopeptide repeat protein encodes MAEQRDFDKLWNYDDPAATEQKFRELLPSAEKGMDQAYYLELLAQLARTQSLQRKFTEAHEILDKVMKKLKPEHIVPRIRFMLERGRTFNSSKEYEKARELFMGAYMQADKYGEDNLAIDAVHMLGIVDKGEDSLKWNELAIKMAEETNDEKAKGWLGALYNNTGWTYHDMEEYDKALELFERNVKWHTERKSGMQLYIAKWSVARCLRSLGRTEEALEMQLALRGKDSEMYSCEDGYNSEEIAECLYALGRAGEAKPYFKRAYEQLSKDSWVQDNDKEKLERLKELAE; translated from the coding sequence ATGGCAGAACAAAGAGATTTTGATAAATTATGGAACTACGACGATCCGGCAGCTACTGAACAAAAGTTCAGAGAACTTTTGCCTTCGGCTGAAAAGGGTATGGATCAGGCGTATTATTTAGAGCTTTTAGCACAGCTTGCGCGCACGCAGAGCCTGCAGCGTAAGTTTACTGAAGCTCATGAAATACTTGATAAGGTAATGAAGAAGCTGAAGCCTGAGCATATTGTGCCGCGCATCAGATTTATGCTTGAGCGGGGCAGGACATTTAATTCCTCAAAAGAGTATGAAAAAGCGCGTGAGCTTTTTATGGGCGCATACATGCAGGCAGATAAATACGGCGAGGATAATTTAGCAATTGATGCTGTTCACATGCTGGGAATTGTAGATAAAGGCGAAGACTCGCTTAAATGGAATGAGCTTGCTATAAAAATGGCTGAAGAAACAAACGATGAAAAAGCGAAGGGATGGCTAGGCGCGCTGTATAATAATACGGGGTGGACCTATCACGATATGGAAGAGTATGATAAAGCACTTGAGCTATTTGAGCGTAATGTAAAATGGCATACTGAAAGGAAATCAGGGATGCAGCTATATATCGCAAAATGGTCAGTAGCCCGCTGCTTAAGGTCACTTGGCCGCACCGAAGAGGCGCTGGAAATGCAGCTTGCGCTGCGCGGTAAGGATAGCGAAATGTATAGCTGTGAAGATGGCTACAACTCCGAAGAAATTGCAGAGTGTCTGTATGCACTAGGCAGAGCTGGTGAAGCGAAGCCGTATTTTAAAAGAGCTTATGAGCAGCTTTCAAAGGATAGCTGGGTACAGGATAATGATAAAGAAAAGCTGGAGCGCCTGAAGGAGCTTGCGGAGTAA
- the hflX gene encoding GTPase HflX yields MNKLHTTNKETEKAILVCTTIPKSSTAKTVKQKIFKEHLEELEFLTQTAGAVVVDKVYQERDKIDKSLFIGKGKAQEIAKKVEDEKIDLVIFENSLSPTQIRNLEKIIKCKVIDKPALILDIFAANARTSEAKTQVELAQLQYLQARLTRAWTHLSKQLGGIGTKGPGETQIETDRRLIGTRISMLKEKLKKIEEQRRTQRQQRGGFSRIALVGYTNVGKSTLLNLLTNAGVYVENKLFATLDTSTKMLKEINGEKLPQPVLISDTVGFIRNLPHDLIESFKSTLAEVVEADILLHVVDISSDSYEDQITVVEDTLKDIGADSKHVIMVFNKVDKLEENKQEIISALKQRYSDTVFISAFKGINMGSLYDKIIDMMKSEIDEVEVKIPANDPEAYKVINMLHEEADIVSTKYLTKFIKLKIKGNSNHLKKILSGLSSVKQPPRGKLKKNRKELSAEAV; encoded by the coding sequence TTGAATAAACTACACACAACAAATAAAGAAACAGAAAAAGCGATACTTGTCTGCACAACTATACCCAAATCATCAACAGCAAAAACAGTAAAGCAGAAAATATTCAAAGAGCACCTTGAAGAGCTTGAGTTTTTAACTCAAACAGCGGGAGCTGTTGTAGTTGATAAGGTTTACCAGGAGCGCGATAAGATAGATAAATCATTATTTATCGGTAAAGGCAAGGCGCAGGAAATAGCAAAGAAAGTTGAAGATGAAAAGATTGATCTTGTCATTTTCGAAAATTCGCTTTCACCAACTCAGATAAGGAATCTTGAAAAGATCATTAAGTGCAAGGTGATAGATAAGCCCGCGCTTATTCTTGATATATTCGCAGCTAATGCAAGAACATCTGAAGCGAAAACCCAGGTAGAGCTGGCTCAGCTGCAGTACCTGCAGGCTCGTTTAACAAGGGCATGGACGCATCTTTCTAAACAGCTTGGAGGTATAGGTACCAAGGGTCCGGGTGAAACCCAGATCGAGACCGACAGAAGGCTCATAGGCACGCGAATTTCAATGCTGAAAGAGAAACTTAAAAAAATTGAAGAGCAGCGCAGGACCCAAAGGCAGCAGCGCGGGGGATTTTCACGCATTGCGCTTGTGGGATATACCAACGTAGGAAAATCAACTTTGCTTAACCTGCTTACAAATGCAGGTGTGTATGTGGAAAATAAACTTTTCGCAACTCTTGATACATCCACAAAAATGCTGAAGGAAATAAACGGCGAAAAGCTGCCGCAGCCTGTGCTCATTAGCGATACAGTTGGATTTATCCGCAACCTGCCGCATGACCTTATAGAATCATTCAAAAGCACGCTTGCTGAAGTTGTAGAGGCTGATATACTGCTTCATGTTGTTGATATATCAAGCGACAGCTACGAAGACCAGATAACAGTGGTTGAAGATACGCTGAAGGATATCGGCGCTGATTCAAAACATGTGATAATGGTTTTTAATAAAGTTGATAAGCTTGAAGAAAATAAACAGGAAATAATTTCCGCTCTTAAGCAGCGTTACAGTGATACAGTATTTATTTCAGCTTTCAAAGGCATAAATATGGGAAGCCTGTATGATAAGATAATTGATATGATGAAAAGTGAAATTGATGAGGTTGAAGTGAAGATACCTGCCAATGATCCGGAAGCTTATAAAGTAATTAACATGCTTCATGAAGAAGCTGATATTGTATCAACCAAATACCTTACAAAATTCATAAAGCTTAAAATAAAAGGAAACAGCAATCATTTAAAGAAAATACTGAGCGGGCTGAGCTCCGTTAAACAGCCGCCCAGGGGAAAATTAAAAAAGAATAGAAAGGAATTATCCGCAGAGGCAGTGTAG